The genome window ACAGAGAAGAATACTACGACGCCCTGGAAGAGGGAATCAGTTTTCACTTCTTGAGGAATCCGAAAGAGTTTATCAAGGATGGCAAACTTCGCTGCTCTGTTATGAAGTTGGGAGAACCCGATGAATCAGGCCGGAGAAGACCAGTAGTTACTGATGAGTACGAAGAGTTCCCAGTCAACACTCTGATCACCGCCATAGGTGAAACTGTCAACAAAGAGGCTCTTCGATCGATGGGGCTCCCCGTTAGCGAAAAATGGGTCCAGGTAAACAACAAAACCCATGAAACAGAAATCCCGGGTGTTTTTCTTGTAGGAGATGCCCAAACCGGTCCGGATTCCATAGTAGGAGCCATGGGAAGTGCCAGAAAAGCGGTTAACCATATTCTGGCCAAAGTGGGAGTCACCCTGGAAGCAGTTCAGGCGGAAGCTCTGGAACCAGCTGAAATGAAAGACCTTCTGCATCGGAAATCAGAAATGACAGAGAGCGCTCCCGATTCTGACACAACAGCCCATTGGGCTCAGGTGGAAGCCAGTCGCTGCCTTCAGTGTGATGTTGTTTGTGATAAATGCGTAGATGTCTGTCCCAACAGGGCCAATGTGGTCATCCGTACAGGAAAAGATGGATTCTCTCAGGAGACCCAGATCCTTCATGTAGATGCCTACTGCAACGAATGTGGCAACTGTGCCCGGTTCTGCCCCTGGGAAGGACGTCCCTACAAGGATAAAATTACTGTTTTCAGCACAAAAGATGACTTTGACGGCAGTGACAACAACGGATTCTTTGTAAAAGGGTCTGAAATTACCCTCCGCCAGAGCGGCGCTGTTATGACATTGAACTGGAACGGTTCCGAATTGAGTGGAACAATACCCGGTGGAGTGGAAGGTGAAAAAACAGCCAGGATTTTAAAAACAATCCTCACCGACTACAACTGGTATAACGGTCCAGTAGAACTCTAAAAAGGAGCAGAATATGCTGATTATTAAAAATGCGACTGTCGTCAACTTCTCACCTCCCGAAGTCCACCGGGGCTGGGATCTTGTGATTGACAACGGAATGATTGCTGCGGCTGGTCCCGGGGCCTCGGAGGGCTTAAAGGCCGATGAGGTATGGGATTTGAACGGAGATATTGTCCATCCCGGACTGGTGTGCAGTCACAACCACTTTTACTCCGGTCTTTCCAGAGGAATTTTGGCGGATATAAACCCCTCACCGGATTTTATCTCCATCCTGAAAAACCTCTGGTGGCGCCTAGATCGGGCCATAGACAAGGATATTCTGAAATCGAGTGCCCTCATCTGTTCCCTCGATGCCATACGAAACGGAACAACGGCGGTCATAGACCACCACTCCTCACCCTCCTTCATTGAAGGCTCCCTGTCTGTGATGAAGCAAAGCTTTGAACAAACCGGTTTGCGCGGGATGAGCTGCTATGAAACATCCGATCGTAACGGCATGTCAGAAATGGAAGCCGGAGTCGCTGAAAATGTGCGGATGGCCCATGAAATTGACAAAGAAAAAGAGGCTGGAAAATGGTCAGGCCTCTATGAAGCCCATATTGGGGGCCATGCTCCCTTCACCATACCGGAAAGTGGAATGAAGATGCTCAAGGATGCCATCGATGCTACGGGACGGGGAATCCATATCCATGTCGCCGAAGACAAGTATGACGCCGCCCACTCACACCACCATTACGACGAAGACCTTTTGGTGAGGATGGACAGACACGGCCTGCTCAATAGCAAGTCACTCATTGCCCACGGCCTCTACCTCTCGGAAAAGGAAAGAAATATCCTCGATGAAAGAAACAGCTTTCTGGTGGTAAACTTCCGCTCCAACATGAATAACAATGTTGGTGCCCAGCAGCACTTGGGTGGAATCAAAAATGCAGCCCTGGGAACAGATGGCATCGGCAGTGATATGTGGGAAGAGTTCAAATTTGCCTACTTTAAACACAAGGATACGGGTGGCCCTCTCTGGCCAGGTGACTTTCTAAACTTCCTTCATAATGGAAACACCCTCCTTGAAAGGAATTTTGACAGCCGTTTCGGCCGCATTGAGAAAGGGTTTAAAGCGGATCTTGTTGTGTCAGATTATAGAAACCCGACTCCTCTCAAGGGCGAAAACATAGCTGGTCACATGGCCTTTGGACAATCTGCCGGGTCTGTACGATCTGTCGTCATAGACGGAAAGGTCGTCATGAAAGACCGAAAGTTTCCTTTTGATGAAAAAGAAATCTATGCAGAAGCCAGGGAGAATGCGGCCAGACTCTGGGAAAACATGAACAAACTGGATGATTCTAAGTAATTTATATTATGCCAGGTTGTACACCTGGTTCAGAGACTAATAAATAAGATACAGGAGAAAACAATGGGTATTGAAAAAGAGATTCGCGCCAAAGCAGAAGAATACAGAGACTACACAGCAACTTTGCTTTCAGAAATGGTTAAAATAAAATCTTACAGCTCAGAGGAAGAGGCGGTCTGCCGAAAAATCAAAGAGATGTGTGAAGAAGCAGGATTTGATGAAGTCTATTTTGACGGATTGGGTTCTGTTATCGGCCGTATTGGATCAGGACCTAAGATTCTAGCCTTTGATGCACACATCGATACGGTCACCACCGGAGACCTGAGTGCCTGGAAAAAGGATCCTTTTTCCGGAGAAATCGATGATACATATGTGTGGGGACGGGGAACATCTGACCAGAAAGGGGGTGCTGCCTCCATGATCACAGCTGGAAAGATCCTCAAAGATCTGGGATATGATAAGGATTATTCTGTTTACTTCACCTTCACTGTCATGGAAGAAGACTGTGACGGAATGTGCTGGAAATATCTGATTGAAGAAGAAAAGCTCATCCCCAACTTCGCCGTCTCTACCGAACCCACAAGCTGCCGTCTCTATAGAGGCCATAGGGGAAGAATGGAAATGGTTGTGACCTTGAAAGGAATATCCAGCCATGGATCTGCTCCTGAAAGAGGCGTGAGTGCGGCCTACAAAGCCAGCCGTGCCGCTCTGGCCATGGAGAAACTGAACTCCGAATTAAAACCTGATGCAGAGAATTTCCTTGGAAAAGGAACCATCGTCGTATCAGAAATGAAGGTCAACGGCCCCTCCCAGTGTGCCGTTCCCGACCAGGCCATGCTCTACCTTGACCGCCGACTCACATGGGGTGAGGATGCGGCCCTTGCCATCAGTCAGGTCAAAGAATACATCACAGAAGCCCTGGGTGAAGAACCCGAGTCTGTCACCATGCCCGATTACAGCAAAAGGGGCTGGAAGAATACAGATTACAGCCAGGAACTCTATTTCCCCACATGGAAAATTGATGAAGACCATGAAATTGTCAAGGCTGGAGTATCCGCACACACGGATCTATTCGGCAAGGCTCCCGTTGTAGATAAATGGACCTTCTCAACAAATGGAGTTGCCATTTGCGGACGCCATAAAATCCCCATGATTGGGTTTGGACCCGGAGATGAGTCAGAAGCCCACGCTCCCAATGAGAAGAACAGAATAGAAGACCTTGTAATCTGCAGCGCTTTCTATGCCATGCTTCCCTACAAACTCTCCTAATTTTTAATCCAAAAAAAAGGCTGAAACTCTCTACTGAGTTTCAGCTTTTTTTTGAATGGAATTCTTATATGTTGGTCTCCTATCATTAGAGAGTATTCTTCACCTCTTCAATATAATTATAAATTGTATAGCGGCTGACATTGAGTTCTCCCGCCAGATTATCCGTTGATCCCTTGATAGAAAAAATATGATTTTCATTGAGGAAGCGAACAACCTCCAGATTGTCTTTCTTGTCAAAATAACAAACAGGTTTCCCTATGGTCTCGATCCCTTTCCTAATCATAATATTCAGGAACTCCTGAGTATTCTGAGGCATTTCATCATGGCCGTCAGCTCTCTCCTTCCCGCTAAACTGATCGATAAAATGCTGGAGCATATTCATGGCGCTCATATCCATGTTCAAGCTGAGTGCTCCTAAAAGTGCCTTTTTATCATGGATGAGAACCGTCGTCGATTTGAGAGGTTTTCCTGATTTTGTGGCCGATTCATAGTTTATACGCATGGTTTCGCCGGCGGCCTCCATTTCATCCACCATATCACAGAGGAGCTGAGAAGCCGGTGTTCCAGGTTGACGGCTGGTGATTCCCCCTTCTCTGGCAATTAACACTGGCGGTTCTCGCTGAAAATCATAGAGTATCACTTCTCCAACACCAATCGTTTTACCAACAGCATGAACCAGAGGAATACAGGACTTAAGAATATCAGACGAATCAGAATGAGGCATACAAACTCCCGGATTCCCGCAAAAACGGGATGAATATGCTTTCATTATATCAGAGAATACGGTCCCTGCCAAAAAAGAAGCTTCTTTTCTTACAATATTTTAATAAACCTTGCCAAATATTTGTAAATAGATCTATAATCTATCTATTAATTGTTATTTTCATAGGGGAGATTTTATGGCTGAATCATTGGCTCTCATTGCCATCGGAGGGAATTCCCTCATCGCTGATAAGGATCATATGTCTGTAGAAGATCAGTATGCCGCTGTTTGCACAACCGCCCGTCATATCGCTGATCTGGTGGAGGCAGGAATGACCATCGTAGTCACCCATGGAAATGGTCCTCAAGTAGGATTTATACTCAGAAGGTCTGAGATTGCCAGGGAAACAGCCCAGATGCATCCTGTCCCACTTGTAAACTGTGATGCCGATACTCAGGGAGCCATCGGCTACCAAATTCAACAGGCCCTTGATAATGAGTTCAGAAAGCGTAAAATAAAACAGTCCGCTGCAACCATTGTGACACAGGTTCTTGTGGACAAGAAAGATGAAGCCTTCCTGAAACCGGCCAAGCCCATTGGTCAGTTCTATACTGCCGACGAGGCGCACCTTCTCAGGGCTGCTTATCCGGAATGGACACTGGTTGAAGATGCAGGCAGGGGGTTCCGCAGGGTTGTTGCCTCACCCCTTCCTCAGGAAATCATAGAACTGGGAGCCATCAAAGCACTGATATCGAATAAGTATTGTGTCGTGGCAGCAGGAGGAGGCGGTATCCCCGTCGTTGAAAACAGCGAGGGTCAGCTGGAAGGCATTGATGCTGTTATCGATAAAGATTTTGCTTCTGCCTTCTTATCCCATGCCCTGGATGCCGATGTATTCATCATATCCACGGGTGTCAAAGAAGTATGCCTCAACTTTGGAAAACCGGATCAAATGATTCTGACCAACATAAAGGCATCAGAGGCGAGACAATACCTGAAGGAAGGACACTTTGCACCGGGAAGCATGGCTCCAAAAATCAAGGCGGCCCTGGATTTTCTGGAAAGAGGTGGCCGGGAAGTCATCATCACCAGCCCGGACAATTTGAAAGAGGCTGTACTCAAGGGTGCAGGCACACATATAACGCAGGATTAATATATTGTAACATAGGAGAAAATAATGGATAGAATTGGAATTGAAGAGAGAATCAAAGACCTTTCCTGCCTCAGAGCAGAGAATATGTACCTCAAAGATTTTCTGCTGACATGGGACAAAACAGATGATGAAATTGCAGCCGTATTCGAGGTTGCTGAAATCTTGAGGGGAATGAGAGAAAGTAATATTTCTTCCAAAGCCTTTGACAGCGGATTGGGGATTTCCCTGTTCCGCGACAACTCAACACGAACCCGTTTCAGCTATGCCAGTGCTTTGAACCTTCTTGGACTGAAAGATCAGGACCTGGATGAAGGAAAATCGCAGATTGCCCATGGTGAAACCGTCCGGGAAACAGCCAATATGATCAGCTTCATGGCCGATGTCATTGGTATCAGAGACGACATGTACATTGGTAAAGGTCATACATACATGAAGAATGTAGCCAAGGCAGTGGAAGAAGGCTACCGGGACGGCGTTCTTGAGCAGCGACCAACTCTTGTAAACCTTCAGTGTGATATAGATCATCCCACTCAGAGCATGGCAGATACCCTTCACCTGATCAATCATTTTGGTGGTGTTGAAAACTTGAAAGGCAAAAAGATTGCCATGACCTGGGCCTATTCTCCTTCTTATGGTAAACCTCTTTCTGTTCCACAGGGAATCATTGGGCTTCTCACACGCTTTGGAATGAATGTGTCTCTGGCCCATCCCGAAGGCTATGAAGTCATGCCCGAAGTCGAAGCGATTGCAGCTAAAAACTCGGCTAATTCCGGAGGAAGTTTTGTCAAAACAAACTCCATGGCAGATGCTTTCAAAGACGCAGACATCGTCTATCCCAAGAGCTGGGCACCCTTTAGTGCCATGGAAAAGAGAACAGACCTCTATGGTGCCGGTGATTTTGACGGAATTAAAACTCTGGAAAAAGAACTCCTCGCTCAGAATGCCAAGCATACAGACTGGGAATGCACAGAAGAACTTATGAAAACAACAAAGAATGCAGAAGCCCTGTACATGCACTGTCTGCCCGCGGATATCACAGATGTCAGCTGCAAACAGGGAGAAGTGGCCGCTTCGGTTTTTGACCGCTACAGAGTACCTCTTTACAAGGAAGCCAGCTTCAAACCCTATATCATAGCAGCCATGATTTTTACGAGTAAATTTAAAAATCCTTCAGAGAAACTGATGGAAATGCTAAAACGGGATAGAAACAGAATCCTATAATCCACAATAGGGATAAAAAAGAGCAGTTCATATGAACTGCTCTTTTTTTTCTGGAATCAAATCAATCGGGGATGGCAAGCCCTTTTAAAAAGTGACGAAGGAGTTGATCCCCGCACTCCCTGTAATGCTTATGCCCTTTTTTTCTGAACAGAGCAGATAATTCAGCCTTTGAAATAACAAAACCACCCTTCTTGAGGGTGCTGATCATATCCTCTTCTCTCAGTTCCATGGCAATTCTAAGCTTTTTCAATACCATATTATTATCCAATGCCTGAGGCAGTGGTGCTTTTCGATTAGGATCTGCAGGGCCTCTTTTCTGAGTGATCAGCCCATCTAGAAAATGACCGAGAACAACATCGTCAATGGCTAAAAAGCCATCCTGTTCCTCATGTTTGAGCATCAGATTGATATCGGATGAGGTCACCTTATAACCGTCTAAAGCAAAGACTTCGGTCATTTGCTGGTCTGTATAATCAAGTGCATAACGCAAGCTTCGTAGTACTGTGTTGAATTCCATCATTCATCCTTTCTTGTCAAAATCATAATTGTTGAGACAAGTTCCAATGCCTTAGGATATTATACAAAGGGAATAAAGTACAGGAAAAACCTACGTCAAAAAGCTTCCCACTCCCATCCAGCCCCTTCCCTTTTCCTAGTATTGGATTTTCGTTTTTATACTCTTTTATTGATCTGGGAAAGCGCTTTTTCAAGTTCATCCCGGCTGATTCCGAAGTGGTTGAGCCGGGCCAGGAACTGTTTTGTATTGCCGTAGCCGATCCTGAGCAGCTGACCCAGATTCTGCCGTCTTTCCTTTGAACCTGAGGCTCCGCTCAATCCGTAAGAATCCATATCTGCCAATGAGAATTCCTGAGTGTTTTCCACGAGCTTAAACCGGGCTTTTTCAAGTGCGGCAATAATCGCTTCGCTACTTGCATTTTCAACGCCGATATTGTCTTTTTTGGTCCCTTCTTTCCGGGAGATATAGGCGTGTTTGACATTGGGAACCGCTTTTTCAATAGTTTCTCTGATGGTTCTACCTGCATGATCCGGATCGGTGAGGACAATCACACCGATTCGCTCACTGGCAAAACGGATTTTATCCAACGTTTTTTTGGATTTTACGGCGAAACCATGAACAGGGAGGACTTCTGCCTGAACCGCTTTTTTAACGGCAGCCACATCATCAACCCCTTCAACCACAATTAGTTCTTGTATTATCATATCATCTACCCCGGGAGAAATCTGATTTTATCTGCCTGTTGATACAGGTATAATTCAGAGACCTGATACGATCTCCTCACTGTCGGGAGAAATCCATTCATACCAGTCTCTGATGGATAGAAAATCCGCCCAGAGATCGGTAATCTGCCGGTCGCTCTCGGGAGAATCGGATGTGATTTCCAAGGTGGCCTTCAGAAGCCTTGCAATTTTACGGCTCTGGGGCAGGACTCCCGTTCGGGATAAAAAATCGGTCCCGGCCAGTTTATCCAAAAGGTTGAGGTAGACAGAATTCATTATCAGGGACGCATCATAGATCGTTTTAGGGCTATAGATCCTGACTTCTTCCTTTTGTGCCGCCATAAAATCTAAAAACTGCCGCTCCAGAACGATTCTACGGGGTTCTTCCAGTTCAGGTATCTCTTCGAATATAGCTTTCTGTATATAAATATCCGCTGGCTGACTGATCAGCTGGTTCACAACTCCATATATCCAGGCCCGTACGATCTCATCCTCATTCAGGGCCCTCGATAAATCCGGGCGGCCTTCTGCATCCAGGGCCAGGCGCATCCGGGCATTGTTAAAATGCTCTTTTCCTGATGAAGGAATAAGCCGTTTCTCAGCCTCTTCCCGGAACATCCTGAGAATCTGGTAACACTTACAGGCTATTAGATGCTGTCCCTCGGGATCTTTAAAAAATTCAGATATATAAAAAATATGTCCCTTATCTTCTTTACCAGCAGGTTTTATTTCCACCATGCTGTTCATTCCGGGAGCCTGTACCCACAGCACAGGCTTTCCCGTTTCTTCTTCGACCCTTTTGACCAGGTCTTCTACAGAATCCAGTATTGTGAGATCCATCAATCCTCTTTCAAAACGACTTTGTGTCTCTTTATTTTCTTTGTAGTTGTCATTTCCATGGCTTCATGGAGTATATGAAATTGGCTAATTTTCTGGTAGGCCTTCAGGTTGGAATTTACCTCATCGATCACTTTTTGAAAGTGTTCACGGCTTAGATCTTTCCCATCCTGATTTGGATAAATCAGAGCTTCAATTCCCTCGGTCTTCATTTTGGCATCCAACACATAGCCGCGGATAAGAATCTGATCAATTTCATCATACAGTTGGAACTTATCCTCAATTTCTTCGGGGAACACATTCTTGCCCCCTTCTGTGACAATCATAGATTTCGCCCGACCTGTGAGATACAGATAGTTATCCTCATCCAAATAACCCACATCCCCAGTCTTAAACCAGTTGTCTTCCGTGAAGACTTCTCTGGTGGCCTCATCATTCTTGTAATATCCCCGCATGACCATTGAACCCTTGAGGGCAATTTCGCCGCATCCCCTCTCATCGGGATCAAGAATCTTAGTCTGTGTGCCGGGAATCATCTTTCCCACAGAATCTTCTTTGTAAGCTTCCTTGGGATTCAAGGCGACAATGGGTGAGGTCTCGGTCAATCCATATCCCTGGACAAAGTCAATTCCCAATTGATTGAACATCTTAAATGTGGACGCAGGAAGAGGACCTCCACCGCAAATACAAACCCTGTTGGTATCAAGGGATAATTTTGCAAGGAGTCCTTTGAACATTTTCTTCCCCGGGTTTACATGGAAGTATTTTTTAATGAGGCCGCTAATCCACATCAAAAACAGAATCAATCCATAAACAACGATTCCTTTATCACGGATTCCCTTCATCAATCCCTTGATCATCTTGTTAAAGAGCATGGGAACTCCCAAAAACATGGTGACCTGACCCTGTTTAAGGTCCTTTAGAATCTGGGCGATGGCCAGATGCTTGGCAAACACGATTTCTGAACCAACACAGAGTGATTCGATAAAAACAGCCAGCATGGAATAAGAGTGATGCAGGGGAAGAAGGGCATAAAATACATCCGTATGGAAGATGTTCATATTCGCCTGAGCCTGGTAAGCATCACTGACAAAATTGGAATGAGTCAGCATAACGCCCTTGGAAACACCTGTGGTTCCTGACGTAAACAGAATGGCAGCCAGATCATCCTCTTGGGGCATATCTATGGTTTCATCTCCATCATGACTGATGTGCAAAACATAATTTTCTTTTTTGGGTGACAGAGCTATCAAATTCTTGAGATTTTTATCTTGGAAAAAATCATACTTTTCTTCATCACAAAACAGGATGTCAACATCGGCCATTTCCATAAGTTTCTCAACTTCACCATTGCTGAGTCCATAGTCCAATGGAACAACAACACCACCGGCAAAAAGAATACCGAGGTAGGCAAGTCCCCATTCGGGGGAGTTCTTTCCGGTGACACCCACACGGTGACCCTTTCGAACACCATGGGAATGAAGATACTGTCCGATAATCTTGGATTTTTCCAATACATCCTTGTAAGTCAGTTCCAGAAGTTCTGGAGAATAAGCAGTAAAAGCCCTTCTTTCGCCATAACGCTCAACCGTAATTTCAAGGACTTCGGGAAGAGTCGGCCAGGTACCATTAAAGTACTTACCTTTGTATTTTGGTAGGAATTCCCAGGGTGTTAAATTCATAAAAATACCTCCAGAGAGAGCCGGCTCTTTCATACCGCCTCGAAAAAAATAGAGTCAATGAAATATTTTAGACTATCAATTTGGAA of Oceanispirochaeta crateris contains these proteins:
- the ssnA gene encoding putative aminohydrolase SsnA, producing MLIIKNATVVNFSPPEVHRGWDLVIDNGMIAAAGPGASEGLKADEVWDLNGDIVHPGLVCSHNHFYSGLSRGILADINPSPDFISILKNLWWRLDRAIDKDILKSSALICSLDAIRNGTTAVIDHHSSPSFIEGSLSVMKQSFEQTGLRGMSCYETSDRNGMSEMEAGVAENVRMAHEIDKEKEAGKWSGLYEAHIGGHAPFTIPESGMKMLKDAIDATGRGIHIHVAEDKYDAAHSHHHYDEDLLVRMDRHGLLNSKSLIAHGLYLSEKERNILDERNSFLVVNFRSNMNNNVGAQQHLGGIKNAALGTDGIGSDMWEEFKFAYFKHKDTGGPLWPGDFLNFLHNGNTLLERNFDSRFGRIEKGFKADLVVSDYRNPTPLKGENIAGHMAFGQSAGSVRSVVIDGKVVMKDRKFPFDEKEIYAEARENAARLWENMNKLDDSK
- a CDS encoding YgeY family selenium metabolism-linked hydrolase, yielding MGIEKEIRAKAEEYRDYTATLLSEMVKIKSYSSEEEAVCRKIKEMCEEAGFDEVYFDGLGSVIGRIGSGPKILAFDAHIDTVTTGDLSAWKKDPFSGEIDDTYVWGRGTSDQKGGAASMITAGKILKDLGYDKDYSVYFTFTVMEEDCDGMCWKYLIEEEKLIPNFAVSTEPTSCRLYRGHRGRMEMVVTLKGISSHGSAPERGVSAAYKASRAALAMEKLNSELKPDAENFLGKGTIVVSEMKVNGPSQCAVPDQAMLYLDRRLTWGEDAALAISQVKEYITEALGEEPESVTMPDYSKRGWKNTDYSQELYFPTWKIDEDHEIVKAGVSAHTDLFGKAPVVDKWTFSTNGVAICGRHKIPMIGFGPGDESEAHAPNEKNRIEDLVICSAFYAMLPYKLS
- a CDS encoding helix-turn-helix transcriptional regulator — translated: MPHSDSSDILKSCIPLVHAVGKTIGVGEVILYDFQREPPVLIAREGGITSRQPGTPASQLLCDMVDEMEAAGETMRINYESATKSGKPLKSTTVLIHDKKALLGALSLNMDMSAMNMLQHFIDQFSGKERADGHDEMPQNTQEFLNIMIRKGIETIGKPVCYFDKKDNLEVVRFLNENHIFSIKGSTDNLAGELNVSRYTIYNYIEEVKNTL
- the arcC gene encoding carbamate kinase encodes the protein MAESLALIAIGGNSLIADKDHMSVEDQYAAVCTTARHIADLVEAGMTIVVTHGNGPQVGFILRRSEIARETAQMHPVPLVNCDADTQGAIGYQIQQALDNEFRKRKIKQSAATIVTQVLVDKKDEAFLKPAKPIGQFYTADEAHLLRAAYPEWTLVEDAGRGFRRVVASPLPQEIIELGAIKALISNKYCVVAAGGGGIPVVENSEGQLEGIDAVIDKDFASAFLSHALDADVFIISTGVKEVCLNFGKPDQMILTNIKASEARQYLKEGHFAPGSMAPKIKAALDFLERGGREVIITSPDNLKEAVLKGAGTHITQD
- the ygeW gene encoding knotted carbamoyltransferase YgeW, which encodes MDRIGIEERIKDLSCLRAENMYLKDFLLTWDKTDDEIAAVFEVAEILRGMRESNISSKAFDSGLGISLFRDNSTRTRFSYASALNLLGLKDQDLDEGKSQIAHGETVRETANMISFMADVIGIRDDMYIGKGHTYMKNVAKAVEEGYRDGVLEQRPTLVNLQCDIDHPTQSMADTLHLINHFGGVENLKGKKIAMTWAYSPSYGKPLSVPQGIIGLLTRFGMNVSLAHPEGYEVMPEVEAIAAKNSANSGGSFVKTNSMADAFKDADIVYPKSWAPFSAMEKRTDLYGAGDFDGIKTLEKELLAQNAKHTDWECTEELMKTTKNAEALYMHCLPADITDVSCKQGEVAASVFDRYRVPLYKEASFKPYIIAAMIFTSKFKNPSEKLMEMLKRDRNRIL
- a CDS encoding DUF1456 family protein codes for the protein MMEFNTVLRSLRYALDYTDQQMTEVFALDGYKVTSSDINLMLKHEEQDGFLAIDDVVLGHFLDGLITQKRGPADPNRKAPLPQALDNNMVLKKLRIAMELREEDMISTLKKGGFVISKAELSALFRKKGHKHYRECGDQLLRHFLKGLAIPD
- the rnmV gene encoding ribonuclease M5 — translated: MIIQELIVVEGVDDVAAVKKAVQAEVLPVHGFAVKSKKTLDKIRFASERIGVIVLTDPDHAGRTIRETIEKAVPNVKHAYISRKEGTKKDNIGVENASSEAIIAALEKARFKLVENTQEFSLADMDSYGLSGASGSKERRQNLGQLLRIGYGNTKQFLARLNHFGISRDELEKALSQINKRV
- a CDS encoding AMP-dependent synthetase/ligase — its product is MNLTPWEFLPKYKGKYFNGTWPTLPEVLEITVERYGERRAFTAYSPELLELTYKDVLEKSKIIGQYLHSHGVRKGHRVGVTGKNSPEWGLAYLGILFAGGVVVPLDYGLSNGEVEKLMEMADVDILFCDEEKYDFFQDKNLKNLIALSPKKENYVLHISHDGDETIDMPQEDDLAAILFTSGTTGVSKGVMLTHSNFVSDAYQAQANMNIFHTDVFYALLPLHHSYSMLAVFIESLCVGSEIVFAKHLAIAQILKDLKQGQVTMFLGVPMLFNKMIKGLMKGIRDKGIVVYGLILFLMWISGLIKKYFHVNPGKKMFKGLLAKLSLDTNRVCICGGGPLPASTFKMFNQLGIDFVQGYGLTETSPIVALNPKEAYKEDSVGKMIPGTQTKILDPDERGCGEIALKGSMVMRGYYKNDEATREVFTEDNWFKTGDVGYLDEDNYLYLTGRAKSMIVTEGGKNVFPEEIEDKFQLYDEIDQILIRGYVLDAKMKTEGIEALIYPNQDGKDLSREHFQKVIDEVNSNLKAYQKISQFHILHEAMEMTTTKKIKRHKVVLKED